The Lathyrus oleraceus cultivar Zhongwan6 chromosome 5, CAAS_Psat_ZW6_1.0, whole genome shotgun sequence genome includes the window tattcaaaccattttcaatCCATTCGCGTCATAAATAAAACTCTTGATCCAACGCCAAGCTCATTTCTCAAGCAAATCCAAAAATGATTAACTTAAACAACTTTGACCTTTTTCATAACAAAAATGAAAGGAAAAGACTACCTGGGTGAAAAGTCTAGTCATAGTCCAGAGTATTAGATCCTAGTTGTAAGAacttgcaagtcataaatactctACTTTCAATCCAAAAAGACATCCATAAGCTAATTcacataagctaacattcaatcgcaagtttaactaaaaggtcctcgttgagtacaacagatgtaaggggtgctaataccttacCCTTGCGTAAATCGACTCATGAAtcctgatttggttgcgacgaccataatcaaAGTCGTTTATTTTAggggttttattgatattttccctttccctcttcgggaataaataaagttcggtggcgactctactAGTCCATTTCGTGAACGTGCAATTGCACTCCACGAGGTTGTGTTCTCAATTTCTGAGGTACGACAACGAGGAAGTTCAAAAGCTGACAAATTCCAATTTTATAACGAAGATTAAATACCCTTTGGGGCTGCCTAATGTGGTTATGGTAAGGAAGAAATCAAACAAGTGGCAAGTGTCTGTTGACTTCACCGATCTTAATGCTGCACGTTCCAAATATCATTATCCCTTCAACATCTTCATAATACAAAAGGGCATTGAAAGAATAATCCCTAGAGGAATCTTCCTCATCTTGGGAGCTCAAATATAGCCTTTCCGAATCAGAGTCATTAGTGAGGGATATAAATGCCCATGTGATCGTAGACAAAAGGGGAAGTGTTTGAACTAGGAAATACTCATGTTCTTGTAACAGGAGAGGCATCCCTCTCAGAATCACTAGTCAAGTTAATAGGATTATCACTCATTTTAATCAAAGTGCAGGAAATGCTGAAGGTATTAAAAGCATGGGGCAAAGAGGGTACCTAGCAAGGCGAAACTGACAAAAGAAAATGTAATTATGAGAAACATAAGCTTTGAGCAAGGAACTATAATTATTCTAATAAATACTCTCAAGAAGGAACTCGCAAATAGAAATTAACTTTCAAGGATTACGAAAAGTTTCATCAAAATTCAACcacccatatatatatatatatatatatatatatatatatatatatatatatatgtgtgtgtgtgtgtgtgtgtgtgtgtgtgtgtgtgtgtgtgtgtgtgtgtgtgtgtgtgtgtgtgtgtatgtgtgaaGGCAAGCAACGAGTCAGATCAACATAAATAAGAAATTACAAAATCAACGGTTGAATTCCCCCGTGAAAACATAAATTAACTCAAGTTCACCCGAGTGCACTATAAGCGCGTTGTGCCATAACTAGCCACCTAAAACCACGTGTCAGAAAAAAGTTGTGAAATATTTCATTAATGGAAAGACATATGATGCCCCAGTTCCCCGCCACTTTTGCAAATGACCCGAAGCGTTTCCACGTTTGACTCAAAGCGGACGACATCCGCAAAGGCCAACCACGACTTCTAAGACTTCCTCAACTCGGTACCGCCCGATAGCCTTTGGAACAATTATTCTGGGTTGATCAAAGTTCTGAAAAGCTAAGGCTCAAACTAATGTCAATCTATTCCAAATGACCTAAAATATAAAAGTTATCACATGAGATATTCAAGGTACTTTTTATTATCTCCACATTTTACTATACTCGTCTTGAATTATGAACTAATTGAATGTTGGAGTGCTAACTTTACCGATCCACCACCGCACTACCGTATCAGAGACAAAACCCTCGTTTCCGAATTCCTCACCATCAATATATTCTTAATTACCATCAATATATTCTTAATTTTGATTTTAGAAGAAAACAAAGAGATGTTAATTTTTTTTActatttaaaatttatttattaaaCCAAAGAATTAAATAAATAGAACTTTATCATAGTCATCTTCAGCTATAAATTAACACATACTTTATAGCTAGATGTTATTTTTACCAACTAAAAACTTATACAATATAAGtttattttttgaaaaagaaTTATGGAATGTCTATATAAAGtgtatttaataaatattatGAAAATAGATAAGGTACTCCAAATAGATAAAACAACATTAGTACagttttaaattttaaatttgaaGAAAATTTCTTTAAAAGAAAGTCAAAAGTGTATTGTATCTAGAGGGATTAATTTTAAAAATGGATTTAGTTAAAATATATTAACAGTATAAAAGGATTTTACATTAGTCATTGgatattaaaataaatttgatttttattttaaaaatctataaaataatacaaataAGTGATAGTGATAAATCgattgtaaaaatattttacacttGATAATACTTGATAATTAATTTCTATAGACTGAAATAGTATGTCATTTGTTTGGGCAAATGGAGTGTGGTGCACGGCTTTGCATGCATAATAcattaattaaaattttaattaattaaaaagcAAGCACATCATGAAAGATTCTAAGGAAGAAAGTGAAAAAGAATCCGAATAAAGAAAAAtctaaaaagaaagaaaagtaTTGTGCGTTCCAAGCATGGATTGCATTCACAATTTATCTTCCTCCAAAGCTGCGAATTATTTACGACTTTTTCATTAAAGTTTGAACTTCAACACACTTTAATTTCTTTTCATTACAGTTATGGGTTTTGTCGCCCCTTTTTTCCACTTTTCTTTCTCTACTCCCACTCTTTCCATTTCAATTCAACCTTTCTCTCTCATTTTCTTTCTCCTACTAAACCCACCTCAATAACAAACAAATTTCGCAATGGGTTATCTTTTCTGCAATGCAGAGTCTGCAATTGCTACCTGCGATCCACACTATTGGGAtctcaaaaaaagaaacaaatCCATAACAAATGGAACCCACACTATCAAGGAGTTTCTCTACACCGACCTCGTCGCCGCCACGAACGGTTTCTCCGATGATAGCTACTTAGGTAAAGGCAGCCACGGGAGAGTTTACAGAGCAACGTTAAACGGAGGCAATCTAGTCGTCGCCGTTAAAACTACTAAGCAAACTGCAAAGATTACACATAACCACGCCGTGAACTGCACCGGTTGCGGTAACTGTACGAGTCCTGCTGAGAATGAGATCGAGATTCTTTCTCAAGTTCCAAGTTTTCGCCTCGTGAATCTCATCGGTTACTGCACCGACCCAAACGGCAATAAATTAATTGTCGTTGAATACATGCCTAACGGTTCGCTTCATGATTTATTACATTCCGCGTCTAAACCGCCCGGTTGGACCAGACGAGTCCGGTTCGCATTGCAAGTTGCAAAAGCGGTTCGGTCATTACACGGTTCTAACCCTCCGGTGATCCACCGTGATATTAAATCGTCCAACGTTTTAATCGATCAGAATTGGAAAGCAAGACTCGGTGACTTCGGTTTAGCACTTAGAGGACACGTGGAGGACGTTCGTGTTAAGTGTACGCCACCCGCGGGGACGTTAGGGTACCTCGATCCAGGCTATCTTGCGCCGGGGGATCTTAGTGCGAAGAGTGATGTCTTCAGTTTTGGGATCTTGTTGTTGGAGATAATCAGTGGAAGAAATGCTATCGATGTTAATTACAGTCCTCCTTCGGTTGTTGACTGGGCGGTGCCTCTGATTAGAAGAGGCGACTTCGCCGGAATCTGTGATCGGAGAATAGGAACTCCGTCGGATATGTCCGTGATGCGGCAGATTGCGGTACTTGCTGCAAGATGTGTTAGATCGACAGCGGAGAAGCGGCCGGCGATGGTGGAGGTTGTGGAGTGTCTTAAACTTGCCGGGAAGAAGATTCACTCGTCGCCGATTTGGAATAGTTTCAGGTGCCGCGTGACACGAGTGGAGAGTTCGCAACCGTTGATGAAGTGGGAAGCCTATGATCAAGATTATGATTATGATTATCATGATGATTGTAATGATTGGAATAATAAGAGTGATGAGGTTGTTGTGAAAATTGTAAAGAGTGGAAGCAGTAGCAGAAGGAAGAGTAAAGTATCCAGTGTAGCGAGTGCCGAGTCTGTGAGTAAACACTCCAAGAAAGTGGTTAGATCTAAGCCGTCGAAGAAAATAACTAGATCTAAGACCGTTGGTTCTTCTTCTAGTTGTGCTAGTAGCTGTGGTAGGAAAAGTGGGATTCAAATTCAAATAGTTTCGGAGAAAACGCGTGCAATGAAGCTGAAAAAGTCAAAGTCAACGGGGATGTTGCAAGATCCTCATTTGGGTGAGACTGAGAGGATAGCATTAACCATGTCAAAGTTGGTTATTACAGATAATAAGAAGTTGGAAAAGAAGATGCTTGAAAAACCGTTGGTTTACTCGCATGGTTGGGAGTCTGAATAACTCCTGCAAAACAGAGAATCATTTTTTTACCAATATCTTCGAGAAAAATGAAATACAGCAATTTGTTGTTTGTTTAATAAAActattttttatattttgaaatGAATAGCAACAGATAAATGAGTAGTTATAGTAGTTATTGTATTACTATATAGTTTGTCGAGGCTTGAAAATGCAAGTACATTTGTCTTCTTAGAAAAAGCCGGAAGGAACTAGACCATCGTTTTGCATATGGACACTATTTACTTTCTTGCCGACTAGGCCAAAATTTTGCATATGAACATTAGTCACTTTCTTGTCCATTCTTTACTTTTTCAACATTAGTCAATGTTAAGGGTAGGAATCTACATGACCCAACTTGACGAATACATATTTATTTTGTATTTATACATGTATTGATTTGTATTAGTAGTTcgaatttttttaaattaaattattgACTAGTATGTAATTAGTCAAAAATGTATTTGATCTAATTAATAATAAATTTACGgttaaaaatataaatattacAAAAGATAAGATTAATAGATAGATATCATAACTCAATATATAATTTAAAAAGAGGTCAAATTAGAATattgataaaataaaaaataattatgaGGTTATTTATAGGGCTTATGGTCCTTATTTGTAGACAATGTaatgaaggtgtgaaaaacacaagaaatatggggggtttgaattgggttttacaagcaaaaaaaattccaaaagaaaaacatcattaacaagttaataacaaagacataaaaacacaatgatttttatcctggtttgcTTGAACTCAAAACTAATCCAGTTCATCCGCCAAAGTGATTTTACattatacacaaggacttaatccactataattaataaattacaataaacacaaagaataacttttttttgtcttctcaaggatccaactaaaccttagtcttCATAAGGACTAATAAAGAACAACTATATTTGTCTTCTCAATGATAACCTCCTTAAGGATTCAAACAAATAATTTGAAG containing:
- the LOC127088233 gene encoding serine/threonine-protein kinase-like protein At1g28390 — its product is MGYLFCNAESAIATCDPHYWDLKKRNKSITNGTHTIKEFLYTDLVAATNGFSDDSYLGKGSHGRVYRATLNGGNLVVAVKTTKQTAKITHNHAVNCTGCGNCTSPAENEIEILSQVPSFRLVNLIGYCTDPNGNKLIVVEYMPNGSLHDLLHSASKPPGWTRRVRFALQVAKAVRSLHGSNPPVIHRDIKSSNVLIDQNWKARLGDFGLALRGHVEDVRVKCTPPAGTLGYLDPGYLAPGDLSAKSDVFSFGILLLEIISGRNAIDVNYSPPSVVDWAVPLIRRGDFAGICDRRIGTPSDMSVMRQIAVLAARCVRSTAEKRPAMVEVVECLKLAGKKIHSSPIWNSFRCRVTRVESSQPLMKWEAYDQDYDYDYHDDCNDWNNKSDEVVVKIVKSGSSSRRKSKVSSVASAESVSKHSKKVVRSKPSKKITRSKTVGSSSSCASSCGRKSGIQIQIVSEKTRAMKLKKSKSTGMLQDPHLGETERIALTMSKLVITDNKKLEKKMLEKPLVYSHGWESE